GCTTTGAGTTCCCAACCACACAAAAACCATGTAATATAGCAACAAACGAAACAGGATCAGGAGAGAAGCCTTTCTTCACCATTCTATCCTGAAACCTGCAAGCAGTCTTCACCATTCCATGTACAGATAGAGAAGCGATGACAGAGTTGTAAGCAGCAGCATGGTCTGACCACCCATCTGATTTTAACTTATAGAAAAACTCAAGAAACAGAGATCTTTCTCCCTCGTTAGACCCCATTGGTTCAGAAACAACTTCTCCAGATTCTTTCTTCACAAACCCCTCAAGCAGACAGTTGAAGGTAACTTCATTAGGCACACACTTGTTTCTCAGCATTAGCTCCCAATAATAAACTGCTTTCCTAAGGGTACAACCATCTTTAGCAAAACTTCTTATGAGCGTTGTGTAGGTGACAACGTTAGGGACAAGACCACAAGACTGCATCTCTTTGAAAGTCTCTTCAGCCCTTTTGAAATCTCCTTGGCAACAAAATCCATTAACAAGAGATGAATAAGTCACCACGTTTGGCTTACACTTGGTCTTACCCATGTCTCGAAAAATCTTTAAGGCGGTAGTCATATCCTGTTGCTTCACATACCCATCGATGATTGTGGAATAAGTGAACTCATCAGGTACAAGTCTTTCTTCGGTCATCCTATTCATACACATCAATGCCTCATTCAACATTCCGGATCTGCAAAACCCCTTTATCATAGCGTTGTGGTGCACGACATCAACCTTCACACCCTTTTCAATTGAGAGAGAGGAAACCTTCTTTGCCTCATCAAAATCACCGCTTCTGATGAATCCATCTATGAGGGTAGCATAGACATACGCATCCGGTGAAATTTTCCGGTCTAGCATCTCCAAGAAGAGGAGCTTGGCAGATGAAAACCCACCTCGCTTGCACAATCCACTCATCAACATATTGTAGATGGCAGCATCCGGTGAAACTCCTCTCTCTATCATTTTACCTTTCATCTTAACAGCATCATCCATATTACCTGAAGCAACAAGACCATGGATAAGAATCCCATAcgttactatatctggtttgcAACCTCTCTCAGCCATCTGCAGAAGCAACTTAGAAGCAATATCATACTCTTTGACTCTGCAATAACCTTGTATTAGAGGGGCATAGGTTATATTATTCAGAACCAACCCCTTCTTTGCTGCTTCATCCAAAACTTCAATAGCATCTTCCATCCTACCTTCTTTACACAAACGattgatcaaaatattatatgttgCTATATCAGGCTTGCAACCATTAGCAACTATCCACCGTATACTCTCACTTACTTCAACCTTCGAGCCATGTCTATACTTAGCATCCATAATATTATTCAGGAACCAAACACTGACTACTAAACCCCTTTCTTTCACTTCTTTCAAAAGCCGATCACTCGCCACGAAATCCCCTTTCTTACAAAACCCATTAATCATCGCCCCAAAAGTCTCCAGAGTCGGCATAAACCCCTTAGACTTCAACTCCTTGAAAACCAAACTCGCGTTCTCAACATCACCCATCTTGCAGTACCCACTGATGATCGTGTTGTAAAACACAATATTAGGAACACAACCTTTCCCCCATCTCTCTTCAATCAGCTTCCTACCTTCTTCCACCTTCCCTTCACTACACATACCTTTGAGCAATATACAAGTGCTGTAATTATCACCTCTCTCACGCATTTCGTCATACACCTTGCGTGCATCTCCAAGTCTCTTCCTTTTCACTAACAAACTCAACAACGAGTTGCAAGCAATCACATCCGGCACAGAATCATACAATTCAATCACATACTCATAAACCTCTAAAGCTTTATCCAAACGCTCTGACTCAGCATACGCGTGAAGAACATGGCTCAACGCTTCATGAGTAACCTTCACATTCTCTTTCCTGAGATTACCCAATACATAATCGATCTCGTTGAAGACTCTGTGCCTCGCTAAGAGCCTTAGGAACGAGGAACAAGCAAACCCATTTGCAAAGAGCTCGTCTTTCTTCCGATTCGATAGCCAATCGAAGAGCTTGACCCCGGCTTCGACGTCGCGGATTCGATCGAAAACGAAAGGGGAGATGTCGAGGAGTTGTTGGTCGTCGTCTTCGTTGAGGAGGTTGGGCCAGTTTGGATTGGTTCTGAGGAGGTGTACGGTGTCGTTTACTTGTTTTTTGAGCTTGGGAGTGATCGGAGAGTGAGATAGAGGAGGAGTGGTGAGGGGTTTGATGCGAGAGAGAAGGGTTTTAGACATTTGATTGTTCGTTTTAATTTTGTCAACGTCGTTTGATTCATTAAGGGGGAGAGCAATCCAAGTATGTTTAATTTCAGATAGGTCCCTCATATTCTTAGTTCTTTGTTAATATCTGCCTAACTTTAGATTTGTTCCAGACTAACCCAAAACCGAAAACTTTTGCATTCAAGTCCTCAGAGATTCATTCGGTTTACTATGTTTCAGACTAAAACTCTAGATGAGTAGGTTTGTTCCGGTATGTGATCAATCAGAACCGATCGATCAGAACCACTTATTCAGATTAATAGACCTCAATATTCGACTAAATATCaaaaaatgcaaataaatatttaaagtatttatgtaaatttaaaatatacaataggAATATTAATTCAGATCTTTGGGTAAATATTCAaatttggtttttggattttctGACAATATCTAAAGTAAATCACTATATGgtcccttcaaatatttttaatataggATCAggtttaaatttaagatttttctGAGTCGGGTTCAGGTTTAGATACACAACCGGtccatttatattttgtttcatcTATATTACTATTCATAATTAAGCAATTGAATTTTGGGGTACTACTAATCTCGACAATTAAAAAAAGTTAGCTCCTGATTTGATTATACTGTTTTTGAAGTGGTCTAAACCACAAAATGACCAGTTGATATAACAAGACAGGAAGGATGATAACACAACACACAAGGGTTTGCAGAGTCCATCTCCAAAAGACTTCAATCCTTGGACGTTATAACAAGTAAACCCAATGCACCTATGAGAATATACTgcaacaagaaaagaaaatacaaaatgtaaaaaaaaaaaaaaaactattgagaATGTATTATTGTTATTACCTTGATGATAGGCTTTTCTGTCATAATTATAGTCACCCATCCAACATAAGGCAAGAACCTGAAAGGAGACAAAAACTGCAAGTTAAGAGAGAGAGCTTCTGCCTTGAGAGCTTAGTGACTAGAAGTAAGTTAAAATTACCCGACAGCACGACCCATTATATGATGTCGATGAAGCCATTGCTGACCTTCAGCATAGAGAAGTCTGTCATCTCCATAGTTATTGTCACCTgtgcaaataataaaaatgataatatagtGAATGTGTGTTGAAGAATAACACTCTAGAAGTGAAATTTCAAACCAGTAAAGACAGTACCTTTTGTCAAAACATCGACTTCCCCTGTATTTTCCCTTTCGTGAACCTATAATGTGATCAAAATGAGATTCAGCTCGGTGTTTATAACCAATTACCGAGAGAAGATAATGAAGATTACCTTAATGACACGATGAACAATTGGAATATCACGACCCTGAGAGGAGAATCATGAAACAAACATAGCAATTAGTACTAAGATCCCACTAATCAAAGAGAACGTGAAACTTACATCAACATTGAAAACAACAATCTCGCCAGCTCGAATCGGGTCCTTACTCATGTGCAAGAACAATATATCCCCCTATATCAAATTCATTTCACTATTAACATAAcgcatagtaaaaaaaaaaaaaaggtaaagcCATTGTcaaatataatttcaatttttaccCTCTTGAAACCAGGTTCCATGCTTCCGGACAGAACAACAACCACTGGAGATTCACTTCCAGTGACACACATCAAAGCTTTCCATATTATCAAAGCTGACGTCACAATCATCCCTACCACACAACAAGACTAAGTAATCAAGTCGACAACTTTTTTGCAGGAAAACGAATCTTATGAAACACCATTGACTTCATCAGTGATAATAACCAAAAGGGTACTCTAATTTAAGGGTAAAGATTCCAACTTTGAAGCTAAAACCAAGACTGAGTTCGATTATTAACATAAAGGAGAGGGAACGAAGAACAAACCAAGGCTTATGGCCTGAGTGAGAAGCTGACGGATCTGTATAGATTTGATTGAATCTATGGTTTCTCCGATATAACCCATCTTTCACACCTTCGGTTTTCTCAGATCGCAGAGACGACGAACGTTGTTTCAAGCGAAGCTGAAGAGGAGAGAAGAGTCTCTCAGAGTCAAAAGCTTTAAATCGGAGGACCGGTTTACAAACTAGATCCGGTTCATATTTTCAGTGACGTGGTTTAAATACGTGGCTGGCTACGTTTTGATGACATGGCATATACTGAATCTACTAAAATAccactctaaaaaaaaaaaataagtgaaaacaaaactttacaatatatatatacatacacataatatatcaaattagagtcttattttcatttaaatgtTAGATGATCATAAGAAAATTGACATATATTAAATATCATAACAATAATAACGACAAACCGGTTAATTTAACTAAATAGATATCACGATAGAAACAAACTcatattaatcaaaattttggaCTACACACGATCAACATTTATCACATCTATtaaattagaatattatttatatctacttaataaaatat
This genomic interval from Brassica napus cultivar Da-Ae chromosome A6, Da-Ae, whole genome shotgun sequence contains the following:
- the LOC106447414 gene encoding signal peptidase complex catalytic subunit SEC11C-like, which codes for MGYIGETIDSIKSIQIRQLLTQAISLGMIVTSALIIWKALMCVTGSESPVVVVLSGSMEPGFKRGDILFLHMSKDPIRAGEIVVFNVDGRDIPIVHRVIKVHERENTGEVDVLTKGDNNYGDDRLLYAEGQQWLHRHHIMGRAVGFLPYVGWVTIIMTEKPIIKYILIGALGLLVITSKD